In Methanococcus maripaludis, a single window of DNA contains:
- a CDS encoding DUF2798 domain-containing protein, with the protein MIHNKTENLIHTFFYVCFMAFVMTTYNLALHRGFSAEVLKVSWLSFPLTFIVAFTLEYYVVGRHGMKLVFKLHKDHHTAFQKRAIAALVIVSGMASLMSLYGSILTVGFSNELPLTWGHNLVINFIFAYPLIVFVAGPLVGFVFRKIFPEGSIIDVAK; encoded by the coding sequence ATGATTCACAATAAAACCGAAAATTTAATTCATACCTTTTTTTACGTTTGTTTTATGGCATTTGTAATGACCACGTATAATTTGGCATTACACAGGGGCTTTTCTGCAGAAGTTCTCAAAGTGAGCTGGTTAAGTTTTCCACTTACGTTCATAGTTGCATTTACGCTTGAATATTATGTTGTTGGAAGACATGGCATGAAATTAGTGTTTAAATTACATAAAGATCATCACACAGCGTTTCAAAAAAGAGCGATAGCTGCGTTAGTTATTGTTTCAGGAATGGCTTCTTTGATGTCATTGTATGGATCCATTTTAACAGTTGGATTTTCAAATGAGTTACCCCTAACCTGGGGCCATAACTTGGTTATTAACTTTATATTTGCTTATCCTTTAATCGTATTCGTTGCAGGGCCGCTTGTGGGCTTTGTTTTTAGAAAAATTTTTCCAGAAGGAAGTATTATCGATGTTGCAAAATAA